One window from the genome of Bacteroidales bacterium encodes:
- a CDS encoding YiiX/YebB-like N1pC/P60 family cysteine hydrolase encodes MKKNIIIVFSVLFIIIILIYLFLRLYDYRSEQEQIVSKYTLSEKEISLLKEGDIILRHGYGFVSDMIVETMNDSIGLSHCAILTKDKKGKWMIVHSVSSTLTDIDGVQSQFLSPFINDSKKNSVVVVRFKNAKNDSALACIGKRAKYYLKKQIPFDESFNMKDSTELFCSEFIWKVFQDEFKTDIFESKDKKEHYDYMKFDCFLDTTNFEIIIDHRTRLPKKN; translated from the coding sequence TTGAAAAAAAATATCATAATTGTTTTCTCTGTTCTGTTCATTATAATAATTTTAATTTATTTGTTCCTGCGTCTCTACGATTATCGTAGCGAGCAGGAACAAATAGTTTCTAAGTATACCCTTTCCGAAAAAGAAATCTCTTTACTTAAAGAAGGCGACATCATATTAAGGCATGGTTACGGTTTTGTAAGCGACATGATTGTTGAAACCATGAACGACAGTATTGGTCTTTCGCACTGTGCAATTCTTACAAAAGACAAAAAAGGAAAATGGATGATCGTTCATTCTGTTTCTTCTACTCTTACTGATATTGACGGGGTACAATCTCAGTTCCTCTCCCCTTTTATTAACGACAGTAAAAAAAATTCAGTAGTTGTCGTTCGTTTTAAAAATGCTAAAAATGATTCAGCTCTTGCCTGTATTGGTAAAAGGGCAAAATATTATTTAAAGAAACAAATCCCTTTCGACGAATCCTTTAACATGAAAGATTCAACAGAGTTATTTTGTTCAGAGTTTATATGGAAAGTATTTCAAGACGAATTCAAAACCGACATCTTTGAATCAAAAGATAAAAAAGAGCATTACGATTACATGAAATTCGATTGTTTCTTAGATACTACAAATTTTGAAATTATCATTGATCATAGAACACGTCTGCCTAAAAAAAATTAA
- a CDS encoding SAM-dependent methyltransferase, with the protein MTSKGTLFLIPSVIAENTANAALPPENLHIINSLEHFIVEEERTARRFLKSIGYNKPIDQIKFHLLNEHTSSDDFLELLKPLIDGTNMGLLSEAGCPCIADPGSAIVSICHSYDIKTKPLIGPSSILLAMMASGMNGQNFAFNGYFPVDKHSRSKKIKEFEIKARRENQAQIFIEAPYRNMQLLNDILKICSPETLLCIATEITSDKEYIKTKTISEWKNKLPEINKKTTIFIIGN; encoded by the coding sequence ATGACAAGCAAAGGAACATTATTTCTCATCCCTTCCGTAATAGCCGAAAATACAGCTAATGCAGCCTTGCCACCGGAAAATTTACACATCATCAATTCGCTTGAACATTTTATTGTTGAAGAAGAACGCACAGCTCGTCGTTTTCTGAAAAGCATCGGTTACAACAAACCTATCGATCAAATAAAATTTCATTTACTGAACGAACACACATCATCCGATGATTTTTTGGAGTTGCTAAAACCCTTGATTGACGGAACAAATATGGGATTGCTTTCAGAAGCAGGATGTCCGTGTATTGCCGACCCGGGCTCAGCTATTGTTTCCATCTGTCACAGCTACGATATAAAAACAAAACCTTTAATCGGACCTTCTTCTATCCTACTCGCCATGATGGCTTCCGGAATGAACGGACAAAATTTCGCATTCAACGGGTACTTTCCAGTTGATAAACATTCACGTTCAAAAAAAATAAAAGAGTTTGAAATAAAAGCGCGCCGCGAAAATCAGGCACAAATTTTTATTGAAGCGCCTTACCGCAATATGCAATTGCTGAACGATATTTTAAAAATATGTTCACCCGAAACACTTTTATGCATTGCCACAGAAATCACGTCTGACAAGGAATACATAAAAACGAAAACCATCAGCGAGTGGAAAAACAAACTTCCTGAAATAAATAAGAAGACTACGATTTTTATTATTGGGAATTAA
- the dnaA gene encoding chromosomal replication initiator protein DnaA, which translates to MEKSYEKVWENCLKIIKDNIGVQAFKTWFEPIKPVKLEGNVLTIQVPSQFFYEWLEENYITILKSTIKKELGNDGRLEYSIIMENTLNSASPYTIKVPTSNKRAIKNPAISMPFDINRGTSSSIPNPFIIPGLQKINVQSQLVDSYSFDNFIEGDCNRLARSAGYAVASNPGKTAFNPLFIYSSIGLGKTHLAHAIGIQVKNLFPEKTVLYISTEQFYQQFVDSVKNNSQNDFVHFYQMMDVLIIDDIQFLSGKEKTQDVFFHIFNHLHQNGKQIVITSDKPPIEMTGTEQRLLSRFKWGLSADLQPPDLETRIAILEKKLYNDGVEMPKEVIEYLAYSITTTIRELEGALISLLAQSSLNKKAITLDLAKQMIDKFVKNTVREISIDYIQKVICDYFNIPMDAINSKTRKREIVQARQLAMFFSKKMTKASLASIGLHCGNKDHATVLHACRTVNNLIDTDKQFKAYVDELERKIKLQ; encoded by the coding sequence ATGGAAAAAAGTTACGAAAAAGTTTGGGAAAATTGTTTAAAGATTATAAAGGATAACATCGGTGTCCAGGCTTTTAAAACTTGGTTTGAACCTATTAAGCCTGTAAAGTTAGAAGGTAATGTCCTTACAATTCAAGTCCCCAGCCAGTTTTTCTACGAATGGCTTGAGGAAAATTACATTACCATACTTAAATCCACAATTAAAAAAGAATTAGGAAATGATGGTCGCCTGGAATACAGCATCATCATGGAAAACACGCTCAACAGCGCCAGTCCTTACACTATTAAAGTTCCTACCTCCAACAAAAGGGCTATTAAAAATCCTGCTATATCCATGCCTTTCGATATCAACAGAGGCACCAGCAGTTCCATTCCAAATCCTTTTATAATTCCGGGCTTACAGAAAATCAATGTTCAATCACAACTGGTCGACAGTTATTCTTTTGATAATTTTATTGAAGGCGATTGCAATCGTCTTGCACGTTCTGCCGGATATGCAGTAGCCAGCAATCCCGGCAAAACCGCATTCAATCCTTTGTTTATATACAGTTCTATTGGTTTAGGAAAAACACACCTTGCTCATGCCATTGGTATACAGGTTAAAAATTTATTCCCTGAAAAAACCGTACTGTATATTTCAACTGAACAATTCTACCAACAGTTTGTTGATTCTGTAAAAAACAACAGCCAGAATGACTTTGTACATTTTTACCAGATGATGGATGTGTTGATTATCGACGATATTCAATTCCTGTCAGGTAAAGAAAAAACTCAGGATGTATTTTTCCACATCTTCAATCACCTTCACCAGAACGGAAAACAAATTGTAATCACTTCCGATAAACCACCAATTGAAATGACGGGAACTGAACAACGTTTGCTTTCCCGCTTCAAATGGGGGCTTTCAGCTGATTTACAACCACCCGACCTTGAAACAAGAATTGCAATTCTTGAGAAGAAATTATATAACGATGGCGTAGAAATGCCTAAAGAAGTTATTGAATATCTTGCATACAGCATTACTACTACCATTCGTGAACTTGAAGGTGCACTCATATCATTGCTTGCCCAATCATCGCTGAATAAAAAAGCGATCACGCTTGACCTGGCAAAACAAATGATTGATAAGTTTGTGAAGAATACCGTTCGTGAAATTTCTATCGATTATATTCAGAAAGTTATTTGCGATTACTTCAACATTCCTATGGATGCCATCAATTCAAAAACCCGCAAACGCGAGATTGTTCAGGCACGCCAGTTGGCAATGTTCTTCTCAAAGAAAATGACAAAAGCTTCGCTTGCTTCCATTGGTTTACACTGCGGAAATAAAGACCACGCAACAGTTCTGCATGCTTGCCGCACAGTGAACAACCTAATTGACACCGACAAGCAATTCAAAGCTTACGTTGACGAATTGGAAAGGAAAATAAAACTTCAATAA
- the def gene encoding peptide deformylase, which produces MKNLFYILPFLLIGVTNYYGKKDIAFHDVEVVDSLAYTQAEKDAILKGDTNDIMRILITSIYDDSLILRKQSREVRVDASDSVLYRIVRRMYYTLMASGGGVGIAAPQVGINRDIIWLQRLDKVGKPFEYYLNPKIVLYSNKAVLFTGDGCLSIPGVNGNSHRYSAVVVEYDLLDGSHHEELIEGYGGSNFTAIIFQHEIDHLNGILFIDRLNKEPKGKLSRVAEINAVELFKM; this is translated from the coding sequence ATGAAGAACCTGTTTTATATTTTGCCGTTTTTACTGATAGGTGTTACAAATTATTATGGTAAGAAGGACATTGCATTTCATGATGTCGAAGTTGTCGATTCGCTTGCTTATACCCAGGCAGAGAAAGATGCCATTTTAAAAGGCGACACTAATGATATAATGAGAATTCTTATCACAAGCATTTACGATGACTCATTGATCCTGCGAAAGCAAAGCCGTGAAGTGCGTGTTGATGCAAGCGATTCGGTATTATATCGCATTGTAAGAAGAATGTATTATACACTTATGGCTTCGGGTGGCGGCGTTGGTATTGCTGCCCCGCAGGTTGGCATTAACAGGGATATTATCTGGTTGCAGCGTCTTGATAAAGTTGGAAAGCCATTTGAATATTATCTGAATCCCAAAATTGTTCTTTACTCTAATAAAGCAGTTTTATTTACAGGCGATGGCTGTCTTTCTATTCCAGGTGTAAATGGTAACAGTCATCGTTATTCGGCTGTTGTTGTTGAATACGATTTACTTGATGGTTCGCATCATGAAGAATTGATTGAAGGGTATGGCGGTTCGAATTTTACTGCAATTATTTTCCAGCACGAGATCGATCATTTGAACGGAATTTTATTTATCGACAGGTTGAATAAAGAACCTAAGGGCAAACTTTCACGTGTAGCGGAAATTAATGCAGTGGAGTTGTTTAAGATGTGA
- a CDS encoding ankyrin repeat domain-containing protein: MFRRICKIFFSVLSAIICQQGFAQVDTIRYTDSVTHITYILRDTISKVEINDNLLEAAKSGNVDNVIKYLKKGADVNTTDKDSVSALMFASQNGFLDVVKILVNNGAKVNARPVGGITALIAAARFDNYEVLDFLIHNGADMNAKDDDSTTALFYASVYGYFVSADMLLFYGADYNCKTIDSSNALIAASFYGHADVAELLINKGADVNAADHRGWTPLHCAVYGNHLDVVKLLVEKNAAINSINCDGYTPLSIASENGYAEIVELLLQHQADAGIQTNKKATPLILALYNFKFDVSKMIKKNNLYKEKRYFFNRLIISPVDIDLNNRDFMYGGYLGLQDIRTLISFKAGFNTRLWANRILLPISDNTFYQVWEKRWLMYYEEEKMFRLNSNSSFQKGIFISLKEISTYGKYRGMSKNPVDAFTLSPSLGFVIYNNWAGFRFAYEYLKFDENDVKVFAPHRLNLSMYFVIPLRKYNKSYKSFDWI, translated from the coding sequence ATGTTTAGAAGGATTTGTAAAATATTTTTTTCTGTTTTGTCTGCAATTATTTGCCAGCAGGGATTTGCCCAGGTTGATACTATCCGTTATACCGATTCGGTTACACATATAACTTATATTTTAAGAGATACAATATCAAAGGTTGAAATAAACGACAACCTGCTAGAAGCTGCAAAAAGTGGCAATGTGGATAATGTTATAAAATATCTTAAAAAAGGCGCAGATGTTAATACCACTGATAAAGATAGTGTTTCTGCATTAATGTTTGCTTCACAAAATGGATTCCTTGATGTTGTTAAAATTCTTGTTAATAATGGTGCAAAAGTAAATGCACGACCAGTAGGAGGGATCACTGCCCTGATTGCTGCTGCACGTTTTGATAATTATGAAGTGCTCGATTTCCTTATTCATAATGGGGCAGATATGAATGCTAAAGATGACGACAGCACAACCGCATTATTCTATGCATCCGTATATGGGTATTTTGTTTCTGCTGATATGTTACTTTTTTATGGCGCTGATTATAATTGCAAAACTATTGATAGTTCCAATGCTCTGATTGCGGCTTCTTTTTATGGACATGCTGATGTTGCTGAATTATTGATAAATAAAGGCGCTGATGTTAATGCCGCAGACCATCGTGGCTGGACACCGCTGCATTGTGCCGTGTATGGCAATCATCTTGATGTAGTGAAATTGCTTGTTGAAAAAAATGCAGCAATTAATTCAATTAACTGTGATGGATATACTCCTTTATCGATAGCATCGGAAAATGGCTATGCCGAAATAGTTGAACTCTTATTGCAACATCAGGCAGATGCAGGAATTCAAACAAACAAAAAAGCAACACCGCTTATTCTTGCTTTATATAATTTCAAATTCGATGTTTCAAAAATGATAAAGAAAAATAATTTATATAAAGAAAAAAGATATTTTTTTAACCGGTTAATTATTTCGCCTGTTGATATCGATTTGAACAATCGCGACTTTATGTATGGTGGCTATTTGGGATTACAGGATATCCGTACCCTGATAAGTTTTAAAGCCGGTTTTAATACCCGGTTGTGGGCAAACAGGATATTACTTCCTATTAGCGATAACACATTTTACCAGGTTTGGGAAAAAAGATGGTTGATGTATTATGAAGAAGAAAAAATGTTCAGATTAAATAGTAATTCATCTTTCCAGAAAGGAATATTTATCAGTCTGAAAGAAATTAGCACTTATGGGAAATACCGTGGTATGAGCAAAAATCCGGTAGATGCTTTTACTTTATCTCCATCGCTTGGCTTTGTTATATATAATAATTGGGCGGGATTCCGGTTTGCATATGAATATTTAAAATTTGATGAAAATGATGTAAAGGTATTTGCACCGCATCGGCTTAATTTAAGTATGTACTTTGTGATACCGCTAAGGAAATATAATAAATCATACAAAAGTTTTGACTGGATATAA
- a CDS encoding OsmC family protein, translating to MPHRIECRWLEDMSFEAEVNEHIFIMDADESNGGHNKGPRPKPLTLASLAGCTGMDVISILKKMHIEPEYFNIIVEGNLTEEHPKYYNKIKLIYEIKGAKVELEKVEKAIILSQEKYCGVSALLNKGAEIEYEIRML from the coding sequence ATGCCACACCGTATAGAATGCCGCTGGCTCGAAGATATGTCTTTTGAGGCGGAAGTAAACGAACATATTTTTATAATGGATGCCGACGAATCAAACGGAGGTCATAATAAAGGACCGCGTCCGAAACCATTAACACTGGCTTCGCTTGCAGGATGCACGGGAATGGATGTAATTTCCATTCTAAAAAAAATGCACATCGAACCGGAATATTTCAACATTATCGTTGAAGGCAACCTCACCGAAGAACATCCTAAATATTACAACAAGATTAAATTGATTTACGAAATCAAGGGAGCTAAAGTTGAACTGGAAAAAGTAGAAAAAGCCATTATTCTTTCGCAGGAAAAATATTGTGGCGTTAGCGCTTTATTAAATAAAGGAGCTGAAATAGAATACGAAATAAGGATGCTTTAA
- a CDS encoding metallophosphatase encodes MKSNRRDFFKTIIAGGAFIGVSSNPLFALSEKKEYTKITLLHTNDTHSHIEPFPANDTKFPGMGGYARRSTIIKKIRDEEKNILLFDAGDIFQGTPYYNMYGGELELKLMSLMGYDAATLGNHEFDNGLKGIDSNLHNATFPFINSNYDFSKTLLAGKISEYKIFEKDGIKIGVFGLGTELAGLVDKKNYAETIYNNPFEKAAYYAHLLKKEKNCDLVVCLSHLGYDDEDNTGFCDMELAKQSKNIDVIIGGHTHTFIDKPYKFFNTDKKEVYICQVGWGGVKLGRIDFYINKQAKTKFVEAYTIKIFNNQG; translated from the coding sequence ATGAAAAGTAACCGGCGTGATTTTTTTAAGACCATCATTGCAGGAGGCGCTTTTATTGGTGTTTCAAGCAATCCGCTTTTTGCTTTATCAGAAAAAAAAGAATACACAAAAATCACGTTGCTTCATACTAACGACACGCACAGCCACATTGAACCTTTTCCCGCGAACGATACAAAATTCCCAGGAATGGGTGGCTATGCAAGGCGTTCAACGATTATAAAAAAAATCAGGGACGAAGAAAAAAACATTTTACTTTTCGACGCAGGAGATATTTTTCAGGGCACACCTTATTATAATATGTATGGTGGTGAACTCGAATTAAAACTTATGAGCCTTATGGGTTACGATGCCGCAACCCTTGGCAACCACGAATTCGACAACGGACTGAAAGGTATTGACAGCAACCTTCATAATGCAACTTTTCCATTTATCAATTCAAATTACGATTTTTCAAAAACTTTACTTGCCGGAAAAATTTCAGAATATAAAATCTTTGAAAAAGATGGAATTAAAATAGGTGTATTTGGATTGGGAACAGAACTCGCAGGTTTGGTTGACAAAAAAAATTATGCCGAAACCATTTATAACAACCCATTTGAAAAAGCTGCATATTACGCACATTTGCTAAAAAAAGAAAAAAATTGCGATCTCGTGGTATGCTTGTCACACCTGGGATACGACGATGAAGATAATACCGGGTTCTGTGATATGGAGCTTGCAAAGCAATCGAAAAATATTGATGTGATTATTGGAGGGCACACGCATACTTTTATTGATAAACCATATAAATTTTTTAATACCGATAAAAAAGAAGTTTATATTTGTCAGGTTGGATGGGGTGGAGTTAAATTAGGACGTATTGATTTTTATATTAATAAACAAGCAAAAACAAAATTTGTCGAAGCTTATACAATAAAAATTTTTAATAATCAAGGGTAA
- a CDS encoding CoA pyrophosphatase — MESLILKLEEKLKQPLPGESAQLLMGSDIRVKEFMLLAENCNTKHSGVLILLYPYENSIYSVLMQRPKFKSKHPGQMSLPGGKRESEDADIIQTALRETEEEIGVNRDDIHVMGTLTRLYIPPSNFVIYPTVGYVSKRPDFFPSPYEVDELIEYDIMTLLDPAIRKEKRMKVMKIISFKAPYFDIKDKVVWGATAMIISEFKEILKAVVN, encoded by the coding sequence TTGGAAAGCCTGATTTTAAAACTTGAAGAAAAACTTAAACAACCCTTGCCCGGCGAAAGTGCTCAGCTTTTAATGGGCTCCGATATCCGAGTTAAAGAATTCATGTTACTTGCTGAAAATTGCAATACCAAGCATAGTGGTGTGTTAATTCTGCTGTATCCTTATGAAAATTCTATTTATTCTGTGCTTATGCAACGCCCGAAATTTAAAAGCAAACATCCCGGACAAATGTCATTACCCGGTGGTAAAAGAGAATCGGAAGATGCAGATATTATTCAAACTGCTTTAAGAGAAACAGAAGAAGAAATAGGTGTTAACAGAGATGATATTCATGTTATGGGAACCCTGACACGATTATATATTCCTCCAAGTAATTTTGTTATTTATCCAACGGTAGGATATGTTTCTAAAAGACCCGATTTTTTCCCTTCTCCCTATGAAGTTGATGAATTAATAGAATATGATATCATGACCTTACTTGACCCGGCGATAAGAAAAGAAAAAAGAATGAAGGTTATGAAGATAATATCATTTAAGGCTCCTTATTTTGATATCAAGGATAAAGTGGTTTGGGGCGCTACCGCAATGATCATTTCCGAGTTCAAAGAAATACTGAAAGCAGTAGTAAATTAA
- a CDS encoding 5'-nucleotidase, which produces MYNKFKFLIAIVISAILLLSCKHVSTIQKTDTNVYTLDSASAKTDDTSFLRIIKPYKENMAAEMNAVLAYTDEAMIKDKPEGLLNNFVSDLIFIKAKEYYKPDDGKQIDFCILNSGGLRTAFPKGAITRSKIFELMPFDNKVVVVTLTPEKTLQLFNYIAKAGGIPVSGLSMGIKDTSAVNVLIDGKKFDNTRSYKIATSDYLANGGDKMYFFSKPVNLEDLDIKIRDAIISYVTEENKKGNKLHSKLDKRIYYEK; this is translated from the coding sequence ATGTATAATAAATTCAAATTTTTAATAGCTATTGTTATTAGTGCAATATTGCTGCTTTCCTGCAAGCATGTAAGCACAATTCAAAAGACCGATACGAATGTTTATACACTTGACTCTGCATCAGCAAAAACTGATGATACCAGCTTTTTAAGAATAATAAAGCCTTATAAAGAAAATATGGCTGCCGAAATGAATGCTGTACTTGCTTATACTGATGAAGCAATGATTAAAGATAAACCTGAAGGTCTGTTGAATAATTTTGTTTCAGACCTTATATTTATAAAAGCAAAAGAATATTACAAACCCGATGATGGAAAACAAATCGACTTCTGTATTTTAAACAGCGGCGGCTTACGCACAGCTTTTCCGAAAGGAGCAATAACCCGCAGCAAAATTTTTGAACTTATGCCATTCGACAATAAAGTTGTTGTGGTAACTCTCACTCCTGAAAAAACTTTGCAATTATTTAATTATATTGCAAAAGCAGGCGGTATACCAGTTTCAGGATTATCAATGGGTATTAAGGATACCAGTGCTGTTAATGTTTTAATCGACGGAAAAAAATTTGATAATACAAGGTCATATAAAATCGCGACATCAGATTACCTTGCGAATGGCGGAGATAAAATGTATTTTTTCAGTAAACCCGTAAACCTTGAAGACCTTGATATAAAAATCCGCGATGCTATAATTTCATACGTTACAGAAGAAAATAAAAAAGGAAATAAATTACATTCCAAACTCGACAAACGAATTTATTATGAAAAGTAA
- a CDS encoding deoxyribodipyrimidine photo-lyase, giving the protein MDTVNILWFRRDLRIHDNTALFQVLKEKENVLPIFIFDSDILSDFKNKYDRRINFIYASINELKKKLEKSGSSLLVEYGKPFDIFNKIISQYNVTSVYANEDYEPYSINRDEKIKSLLAKNKISFHLFKDQVIFSKNDVLKTDGKPYTVFTPYSKKWIEELYKNDLVLNIKMNFENLFKTKPFPLNSIDEIGFQQKKYTFTSIKNLENKIIDYHKTRDYPALDGTTHLGIHLRFGTISIRELIITAMKLNPTFLNELIWREFYMMILFHYPGVIKNSFKSKYDNIHWLNNEMNFERWCKGETGYPIVDAGMRQLNETGYMHNRLRMITASFLTKHLLIDWRWGEAYFAEKLDDYELASNNGGWQWSAGTGCDAAPYFRIFNPYEQTKKFDKNNEYIRLWAPESLKPGYIKPIVEHKFARQRCLEEYNKAVRN; this is encoded by the coding sequence ATGGATACGGTTAATATTCTCTGGTTTCGCCGCGACCTGCGCATTCACGATAATACCGCATTATTTCAGGTGTTAAAGGAAAAAGAAAATGTGTTGCCGATATTTATTTTTGATTCAGATATTTTAAGCGATTTTAAAAATAAATACGATAGACGTATAAATTTTATTTATGCATCCATAAATGAATTGAAAAAAAAATTAGAGAAAAGCGGAAGCTCCTTATTGGTAGAATATGGAAAACCTTTTGATATTTTTAATAAAATTATTTCTCAATATAATGTTACATCAGTATATGCAAATGAAGACTACGAGCCTTATTCAATAAATCGCGATGAAAAAATAAAATCATTACTTGCGAAAAATAAAATTTCGTTTCATTTATTTAAAGACCAGGTTATCTTTTCAAAAAATGATGTGCTAAAAACTGATGGCAAGCCATACACTGTCTTTACGCCATATTCAAAAAAATGGATTGAAGAACTTTATAAAAATGATCTGGTTTTAAATATTAAAATGAATTTTGAAAACTTATTTAAAACGAAACCATTCCCTTTAAATTCAATTGATGAAATCGGGTTTCAACAAAAAAAATATACATTTACTTCCATAAAAAATCTTGAAAATAAAATAATTGATTATCATAAAACACGCGATTATCCTGCACTTGACGGCACTACTCATTTGGGAATTCATTTGCGTTTTGGTACCATTTCAATTAGAGAATTGATAATAACAGCTATGAAATTAAATCCTACATTTTTGAATGAGCTGATATGGCGCGAGTTTTATATGATGATATTATTCCATTATCCTGGTGTTATTAAAAATTCTTTTAAATCAAAATACGATAATATTCATTGGCTTAACAATGAAATGAATTTTGAACGATGGTGCAAAGGAGAAACCGGCTATCCAATTGTTGATGCAGGAATGCGACAATTAAACGAAACAGGTTATATGCATAACCGTTTACGGATGATCACGGCGAGTTTCTTAACAAAACATTTATTGATCGACTGGCGATGGGGTGAAGCATATTTTGCAGAAAAACTTGATGATTATGAACTGGCATCAAATAATGGTGGCTGGCAATGGTCGGCAGGAACAGGTTGTGATGCTGCTCCATATTTCAGGATTTTCAATCCTTATGAACAAACTAAAAAATTTGATAAGAACAACGAGTATATTCGATTGTGGGCGCCGGAATCATTAAAGCCCGGATATATTAAACCTATCGTGGAACATAAATTTGCAAGACAGCGTTGCCTTGAAGAGTATAATAAAGCAGTAAGGAATTAA